Proteins encoded within one genomic window of Nonomuraea gerenzanensis:
- the hisG gene encoding ATP phosphoribosyltransferase — translation MKDMLRLAVPNKGSLSEAAQDMLKEAGYRSRRDSKELVVVDDANGWELFFLRPRDIAVYVGEGTLDVGITGRDMLIDSGAPVEEIMSLGFGASTFRLAAAAGTMSSVEDLNGRRIATSYAGLLDKYLSDQGVDARVIRLDGAVETAIRLGVADAVADVVETGTTLRNVGLEVFGDPIMKSEAVLIKRQSAPDTPGVGQLVRRFQGVVQARDYVMMDYDIRAERIEEAIALTPGMEGPTVSPLHREGWVAVRAMVRRKGHQQVMDQLWDIGARAILVTDIYACRL, via the coding sequence CTGAAAGACATGCTGCGTCTGGCAGTACCCAACAAGGGCTCGCTCAGCGAGGCCGCCCAGGACATGCTGAAGGAGGCCGGCTACCGGTCCCGCAGAGACAGCAAGGAGCTCGTCGTCGTCGACGACGCCAACGGCTGGGAGCTGTTCTTCCTGCGCCCCCGCGACATCGCGGTCTACGTCGGCGAGGGCACCCTCGACGTCGGCATCACCGGCCGCGACATGCTCATCGACTCCGGCGCGCCGGTCGAGGAGATCATGTCGCTGGGCTTCGGCGCCTCCACCTTCCGGCTGGCCGCGGCGGCCGGCACGATGTCCTCGGTCGAGGACCTCAACGGCAGGCGCATCGCCACCTCCTACGCGGGCCTGCTCGACAAGTACCTCTCCGACCAGGGCGTGGACGCCCGCGTGATCAGGCTCGACGGCGCCGTCGAGACGGCCATCAGGCTCGGCGTGGCCGACGCCGTGGCCGACGTCGTCGAGACCGGCACCACGCTGCGCAACGTCGGCCTCGAGGTGTTCGGCGACCCGATCATGAAGTCGGAGGCCGTGCTGATCAAGCGGCAGAGCGCGCCCGACACCCCGGGCGTCGGCCAGCTCGTCCGTCGCTTCCAGGGCGTCGTCCAGGCGCGCGACTACGTCATGATGGACTACGACATCCGCGCCGAGCGGATCGAGGAGGCCATCGCCCTGACGCCCGGCATGGAGGGCCCCACGGTCTCGCCGCTGCACCGCGAAGGCTGGGTCGCCGTGCGCGCCATGGTCCGGCGCAAGGGTCACCAGCAGGTGATGGATCAGCTGTGGGACATCGGCGCAAGGGCCATCCTGGTCACCGACATCTACGCCTGCCGCCTGTGA
- a CDS encoding response regulator transcription factor, whose protein sequence is MKLTVCPPAGARGGAFIDPALAAAALSAGPNPLSQRERDVLAAAADGSTIGDIAAALHLSQGTVRNYLSSAIQKTHARNRIEAVRRARTQGWV, encoded by the coding sequence GTGAAGCTGACGGTGTGCCCGCCGGCGGGTGCACGCGGGGGAGCGTTCATCGACCCGGCGCTGGCCGCGGCGGCGCTGAGCGCGGGCCCCAACCCGCTGTCGCAGCGCGAGCGGGACGTGCTGGCCGCGGCGGCGGACGGCTCGACGATCGGGGACATCGCGGCGGCGCTGCACCTGTCGCAGGGCACCGTGCGCAACTACCTGTCCTCGGCCATCCAGAAGACGCACGCCCGCAACCGCATCGAGGCCGTGCGCCGGGCCAGGACCCAGGGCTGGGTGTGA
- a CDS encoding TetR/AcrR family transcriptional regulator, whose product MRADARRNLGKIVEAAAAVVAERGVNAPMEAIAKRAGVGIGTLYRRFPDRDALIAAVGDHYIHTMAQALDTAAGSSADAWSAIWGFVSWAAEPGRAALSTALAVLPEEAIVDREEFARVRAGWVEQFDRLVRRAQAEGSMRPDVGVADLIHLLNVFTCHPEQLPAPVAADPGRYLRLMLDGMKSGAATPSGA is encoded by the coding sequence GTGCGTGCGGATGCCAGGCGGAACCTGGGCAAGATCGTCGAGGCGGCCGCGGCGGTCGTCGCCGAGCGTGGCGTCAACGCCCCCATGGAGGCCATCGCCAAGCGCGCCGGCGTCGGCATCGGCACGCTCTACCGGCGCTTCCCCGACCGCGACGCGCTGATCGCGGCCGTCGGCGACCACTACATCCACACGATGGCGCAGGCGCTCGACACCGCCGCCGGCAGCTCCGCCGACGCCTGGAGCGCCATCTGGGGCTTCGTCTCCTGGGCCGCCGAGCCGGGCCGCGCCGCGCTGTCCACCGCGCTGGCCGTGCTGCCCGAGGAGGCGATCGTGGACCGGGAGGAGTTCGCGCGGGTGCGGGCGGGCTGGGTGGAGCAGTTCGACCGGCTCGTCCGGCGGGCCCAGGCCGAGGGCTCGATGCGGCCCGACGTCGGCGTGGCGGACCTCATCCACCTGCTGAACGTCTTCACCTGCCACCCGGAGCAGCTTCCCGCGCCGGTGGCCGCCGATCCGGGGCGGTATCTGCGGCTGATGCTCGACGGCATGAAGTCCGGCGCCGCCACGCCGAGCGGAGCGTGA
- a CDS encoding carbonic anhydrase, translating into MWSLLEQGNRRWAAGKSAHPHQDPRRRRQVASGQEPRAVVLSCIDSRVPPEVVFDVGLGDLLVVRTAAHTLDSLVTAAVQYGPQDLRASLVVVLGHQRCGAVTAAARALRRRVTLPGELPAIVAELEPAYATAHGRVEPMVHAHIRQTVSRLRSDPLLHGSATVIGAHYSLDTGLVSRVS; encoded by the coding sequence ATGTGGTCCTTACTCGAACAGGGCAACCGGCGCTGGGCGGCGGGCAAGTCCGCCCACCCGCACCAGGACCCGCGACGCCGGAGGCAGGTCGCCTCCGGGCAGGAGCCCCGGGCGGTCGTGCTGTCGTGCATCGACTCCCGGGTGCCGCCCGAGGTGGTCTTCGACGTCGGCCTCGGCGACCTGCTGGTCGTCCGCACCGCCGCCCACACCCTCGACTCCCTCGTCACGGCGGCCGTCCAGTACGGCCCGCAGGACCTGCGGGCCAGCCTCGTCGTCGTGTTAGGTCACCAGCGCTGCGGCGCGGTCACGGCCGCCGCCCGGGCCTTACGCAGGCGCGTCACCCTGCCCGGCGAGCTGCCCGCGATCGTCGCGGAGCTGGAGCCCGCCTACGCCACCGCCCACGGCCGGGTCGAGCCCATGGTCCACGCCCACATCAGGCAGACCGTCTCGCGCCTGAGATCAGACCCCCTCCTGCACGGCAGCGCCACCGTCATCGGCGCCCACTACAGCCTGGACACCGGGCTGGTGAGCCGCGTGAGCTGA
- a CDS encoding EAL domain-containing protein → MRLRLEHDLYVSSLLTSPLVDLDTGAVIAHPAIVDGTGALRAAPLPMVLELPVRVVLPGAGSLAPLHEALRRAGRHPREAILLLTGPCHEQDRPLLKVGLDGLRTIGYLIGFADVGTAGAALDLITDSSPYLLALDPEVVSRIPGDHRATAVARAVVTLARGIGAHVMAPGVEREPQVATVRGLGVRLAHGPLLAPGPDGKIRVPLPLADESPGTIMLGPRVQELLLPAVTLPAEAKAEEAVAAFGHEPTITSVILVDEFQRPKGSLDRSRFLLSFAARYGHALHGAKPAQRLADPPRTVPRTTPAIAAMQAAGRDATRVYDDLVVTDELNRCLGIVRVSDLIRQVSAIRA, encoded by the coding sequence GTGCGGCTGCGACTGGAGCACGATCTGTACGTGTCCTCCCTGCTCACGAGTCCCCTGGTGGATCTCGACACCGGGGCCGTCATCGCGCACCCCGCCATCGTGGACGGCACCGGAGCCCTCCGGGCCGCACCGCTGCCCATGGTGCTCGAACTGCCGGTCCGGGTGGTGCTGCCGGGCGCGGGCTCGCTGGCGCCCCTGCACGAGGCGCTGCGAAGGGCGGGCAGGCATCCCCGTGAGGCGATCCTGCTGCTCACCGGACCCTGCCACGAGCAGGACAGGCCGCTGCTCAAGGTGGGGCTCGACGGCCTGCGCACGATCGGCTACCTGATCGGGTTCGCCGACGTGGGCACCGCGGGCGCGGCCCTGGACCTGATCACCGACTCCTCCCCTTACCTGCTGGCCCTGGACCCCGAGGTGGTCTCGCGCATCCCCGGCGACCACCGGGCGACCGCGGTGGCGCGGGCCGTGGTGACGCTGGCGCGCGGCATCGGCGCGCACGTCATGGCGCCGGGCGTGGAGCGCGAGCCGCAGGTGGCGACCGTACGCGGGCTCGGCGTGCGCCTGGCGCACGGGCCGCTGCTGGCGCCCGGCCCCGACGGCAAGATCCGGGTGCCGCTGCCGCTGGCCGACGAGTCCCCCGGCACGATCATGCTCGGCCCGCGCGTGCAGGAGCTGCTGCTGCCGGCCGTGACGCTGCCGGCGGAGGCCAAGGCCGAGGAGGCCGTGGCGGCGTTCGGGCACGAGCCGACGATCACCAGCGTGATCCTGGTGGACGAGTTCCAGCGGCCCAAGGGCAGCCTGGACCGCAGCCGGTTCCTGCTGTCGTTCGCGGCCCGCTACGGCCACGCGCTGCACGGCGCCAAGCCGGCGCAGCGGCTGGCCGACCCGCCCCGCACGGTGCCGCGCACCACCCCGGCCATCGCCGCCATGCAGGCGGCCGGCCGGGACGCGACCCGGGTCTACGACGACCTGGTGGTCACCGACGAGCTGAACCGCTGCCTGGGCATCGTCCGCGTCTCCGATCTGATCAGGCAGGTGTCCGCGATCCGCGCCTGA
- a CDS encoding endonuclease/exonuclease/phosphatase family protein produces MNGAEPYGPLIGTGVRVLTWNVWGEEGPYAERAGRIEKVVRDVAPDVVALQEWAGQRLGYEHAAVISEKAPVAVLSRWPVVRQEDRLLPGGPPPEKKGGVLPGRALFCELDGPRGPLQVFSVMIGAYRLGDSQARQEQVRALAAFVQEVSSRRHPTLVCGDFNAPPDSDEMRMLTGRAATPVPGLVFYDAWEVAGDGGPGHTWSNANPWARPGLYPDRRFDYVLSAWPRAGGAGHPVRCEVVGDGPEPGSDHYAVLAELRY; encoded by the coding sequence ATGAACGGGGCGGAGCCGTACGGGCCGCTGATTGGGACCGGCGTGCGCGTGCTGACCTGGAACGTGTGGGGCGAGGAGGGCCCGTACGCCGAGCGGGCCGGGCGCATCGAGAAGGTGGTGCGCGACGTGGCGCCCGACGTGGTGGCGTTACAGGAGTGGGCCGGTCAGCGGCTCGGGTACGAGCACGCGGCGGTGATCTCGGAGAAGGCGCCGGTCGCCGTGCTGTCGCGCTGGCCGGTCGTCCGGCAGGAGGACCGGCTGCTGCCGGGCGGGCCTCCGCCGGAGAAGAAGGGCGGCGTGCTGCCGGGCCGCGCGCTGTTCTGCGAGCTGGACGGGCCGCGCGGGCCGTTACAGGTGTTCAGCGTGATGATCGGGGCCTACCGGCTGGGCGACTCCCAGGCCCGGCAGGAGCAGGTGCGGGCGCTGGCCGCGTTCGTCCAGGAGGTGAGCTCCCGCCGGCATCCCACGCTGGTGTGCGGCGACTTCAACGCGCCGCCCGACAGCGACGAGATGCGGATGCTGACCGGCCGCGCCGCGACCCCCGTGCCGGGGCTGGTCTTCTACGACGCGTGGGAGGTGGCCGGCGACGGCGGCCCCGGCCACACGTGGAGCAACGCCAACCCGTGGGCGCGGCCCGGCCTGTACCCGGACCGGCGCTTCGACTACGTGCTCAGCGCCTGGCCGAGGGCGGGCGGAGCCGGGCATCCGGTGCGCTGCGAGGTGGTGGGCGACGGCCCTGAGCCGGGCTCCGACCACTACGCGGTGCTGGCGGAGCTGCGTTACTGA
- a CDS encoding aminotransferase class V-fold PLP-dependent enzyme, whose translation MLNRRALLGAGLLAGVSACTPETAAPAPSPSASGPGFDPADWASVRAQFALDPAYGQFAAFVLAPAPAQVREAIRTHRDALDADPEYTPPAGGSSGGSPDGDVRLAAARYLDAEPDAIALTDSTTMGLALLYSGLVLRPGQDVLTTEHDFLATHEGLRLLAGRTGAKVRRVRLYDDPARASADRMVSAIKDGLGPRTRVVAITWVHSSTGVRVPVREIADMLAEANQGRAAHDRALLCVDGVHGFGAMADSVADLGCDFLASGTHKWLFGPRGTGIVWGRAWDAVAPIVPSFSQAAFAAWQDGGSPGASTAELVTPGGYKAFEHRWAMPQAFAFMTAIGKDRVRARTQELATRLKAGLAGIPHVTLATPQAPELSAGLVCCSVAGMQPFEAVQRLRERKVHAGVTPYNPSLLRFGTSIVTGPEQVDHAIEAVEGLR comes from the coding sequence ATGCTGAACAGACGGGCCCTGCTCGGTGCCGGGCTGCTGGCCGGGGTGTCGGCGTGCACGCCCGAAACCGCCGCGCCGGCTCCCTCGCCTTCCGCCTCCGGGCCGGGCTTCGACCCGGCCGACTGGGCGTCGGTGCGCGCCCAGTTCGCGCTCGACCCGGCCTACGGCCAGTTCGCCGCGTTCGTGCTGGCCCCCGCCCCGGCGCAGGTTCGGGAGGCGATCAGGACACACCGCGACGCGCTGGACGCCGACCCCGAGTACACGCCGCCCGCCGGCGGCTCCTCCGGCGGCTCCCCCGACGGGGACGTACGCCTGGCCGCCGCCCGCTACCTGGACGCCGAGCCGGACGCGATCGCACTGACCGACAGCACCACGATGGGCCTGGCGCTGCTCTACTCCGGCCTCGTCCTGCGCCCCGGCCAGGACGTGCTGACCACCGAGCACGACTTCCTGGCCACCCACGAGGGCCTGCGGCTGCTGGCCGGGCGCACGGGCGCCAAGGTGCGCAGGGTCAGGCTGTACGACGACCCGGCCCGCGCCTCGGCCGACCGCATGGTGTCGGCGATCAAGGACGGCCTCGGCCCGCGCACCCGCGTGGTCGCGATCACCTGGGTGCACTCCAGCACCGGCGTGCGGGTGCCCGTCCGCGAGATCGCCGACATGCTGGCCGAGGCGAACCAGGGCCGCGCCGCGCATGACAGGGCGCTGCTGTGCGTGGACGGGGTGCACGGGTTCGGCGCGATGGCCGACAGCGTGGCGGACCTGGGCTGCGACTTCCTGGCCAGCGGCACGCACAAGTGGCTGTTCGGGCCGCGCGGCACCGGCATCGTGTGGGGCCGCGCCTGGGACGCGGTGGCCCCGATCGTGCCCAGCTTCAGCCAGGCCGCCTTCGCCGCCTGGCAGGACGGCGGATCACCCGGCGCCTCGACGGCCGAGCTGGTCACGCCCGGCGGGTACAAGGCGTTCGAGCACCGGTGGGCGATGCCGCAGGCGTTCGCGTTCATGACGGCCATCGGCAAGGACCGGGTGCGGGCGCGCACCCAGGAGCTGGCCACCCGGCTGAAGGCGGGCCTGGCCGGGATCCCGCACGTCACGCTCGCCACCCCGCAGGCCCCCGAGCTGTCGGCCGGGCTGGTGTGCTGCTCTGTGGCCGGGATGCAGCCGTTCGAGGCGGTGCAGCGGCTGCGGGAGCGCAAGGTGCACGCCGGCGTGACGCCGTACAACCCCTCGCTGCTGCGCTTCGGCACGAGTATCGTGACGGGTCCCGAGCAGGTGGATCATGCGATCGAGGCGGTGGAGGGGCTGCGATGA
- a CDS encoding acVLRF1 family peptidyl-tRNA hydrolase, with protein sequence MSARPAKGGGRWVTVPPERLHPWIDGFAARHGPFTASGDERAVRLVAGDGAVAELHVPFPPMTPPGPPHVSRFVAHAGRERRVGVFLVRLGGYAAGVFHGDALVASKVGSRLVQGRTAAGGWSQQRFARRRRNQAAQALDDAVGTAVRVLTPYLGDLDGVVLGGDRRAMDALRADRRLAPLLALESEPFLVVPDPRLAVLRDTPALFRAVRVRIVDP encoded by the coding sequence ATGAGCGCTCGTCCGGCCAAGGGCGGCGGCCGGTGGGTCACCGTGCCGCCGGAGCGCCTGCATCCGTGGATCGACGGGTTCGCCGCCCGCCACGGGCCCTTCACGGCGAGCGGCGACGAGCGGGCCGTGCGGCTGGTGGCCGGTGACGGCGCGGTGGCCGAGCTGCACGTGCCGTTCCCGCCCATGACGCCGCCGGGGCCGCCGCACGTGAGCCGGTTCGTCGCGCACGCGGGGCGCGAGCGGCGGGTCGGGGTGTTCCTGGTGCGGCTCGGCGGGTACGCGGCCGGGGTCTTCCACGGTGACGCGCTGGTGGCGTCCAAGGTGGGCTCGCGGCTGGTGCAGGGGCGCACGGCGGCCGGCGGGTGGTCGCAGCAGCGCTTCGCCAGGCGGCGCAGGAACCAGGCGGCCCAGGCGCTCGACGACGCGGTGGGGACGGCGGTGCGGGTGCTCACGCCGTACTTGGGAGACCTGGACGGGGTGGTGCTCGGTGGCGACCGCAGGGCGATGGACGCCCTGCGCGCCGACCGGCGGCTGGCGCCGCTGCTGGCGCTGGAGAGCGAGCCCTTCCTGGTGGTGCCCGACCCCCGGCTGGCGGTGCTGCGCGACACGCCCGCGCTGTTCCGGGCGGTACGCGTGCGGATCGTCGACCCGTAG
- a CDS encoding phosphoribosyl-ATP diphosphatase has translation MKTFEELFAELSEKARTRPAGSGTVAALDAGVHAIGKKVVEEAAESWMAAEYESDDRAAEEISQLLYHVQVLMLAKGIGLDQVYKHL, from the coding sequence ATGAAGACCTTCGAAGAGCTGTTCGCCGAGCTGTCAGAGAAGGCCCGTACCCGGCCCGCGGGCTCGGGCACCGTGGCCGCGCTCGACGCCGGCGTCCATGCCATCGGCAAGAAGGTCGTCGAGGAGGCCGCCGAGAGCTGGATGGCCGCCGAGTACGAGTCAGACGACAGGGCCGCCGAGGAGATCTCCCAGCTCCTCTACCACGTGCAGGTGCTGATGCTCGCCAAGGGCATCGGCCTCGACCAGGTCTACAAGCATCTCTAG
- a CDS encoding NAD(P)H-binding protein, with the protein MIVITGATGNIGRSLVRRLHGHDPLAVVRRPIEDLGGPYTLADFEQPRTIGGLLSPGDRLFLNSGLWPGVVEAHRAVIDLAAEAGVAQIVAVSVRDAAPGAPLGMGMHGEIDEHLRKSGVPYAILQPTGFMQTLPRDVRDGTLYGAYGPAPVNYIDTRDLADVAAALLTAPVGPGREYLLTGPESLSHEAIAAEITGALGREVRYVNLSVAEMAAHLERQGVPEPFAGELARLQARTGDGSWAPVTTVVRELTGHAPRSWQDFLAGHRDAFA; encoded by the coding sequence ATGATCGTGATCACCGGTGCGACCGGCAACATCGGCCGCTCGCTCGTCCGGCGGCTGCACGGCCACGACCCGCTCGCCGTCGTCCGCCGTCCCATCGAGGACCTCGGCGGCCCGTACACGCTGGCCGACTTCGAGCAGCCCCGGACGATCGGCGGCCTGCTCTCCCCCGGCGACCGCCTCTTCCTCAACAGCGGGCTCTGGCCCGGCGTCGTCGAGGCGCACCGCGCCGTCATCGACCTGGCCGCCGAGGCCGGGGTCGCGCAGATCGTCGCGGTGTCGGTGCGCGACGCCGCGCCCGGCGCCCCGCTCGGCATGGGCATGCACGGCGAGATCGACGAGCACCTCAGGAAGTCCGGCGTCCCGTACGCGATCCTCCAGCCCACCGGCTTCATGCAGACCCTGCCGCGCGACGTGCGCGACGGCACCCTGTACGGCGCCTACGGCCCGGCCCCGGTCAACTACATCGACACCCGCGACCTCGCCGACGTGGCCGCGGCCCTGCTCACCGCCCCGGTGGGCCCCGGCCGTGAGTACCTGCTGACCGGCCCCGAGTCCCTGTCGCACGAGGCGATCGCCGCCGAGATCACCGGGGCACTCGGCCGCGAGGTCCGGTACGTGAACCTGTCGGTCGCCGAGATGGCCGCCCACCTGGAACGCCAGGGCGTCCCGGAGCCGTTCGCCGGCGAGCTGGCCCGGCTCCAGGCCCGGACCGGCGACGGGAGCTGGGCGCCGGTCACGACGGTGGTGCGGGAGCTGACGGGCCACGCGCCCCGCTCCTGGCAGGACTTCCTCGCCGGCCATCGGGACGCGTTCGCCTAG